Proteins encoded by one window of Porphyromonas vaginalis:
- a CDS encoding DUF2764 family protein, whose product MAKYYATIAGLPNIGVDDRKLPIQTDALQAELRQELTTRDRRLLDLLLMEQEIPQILETIDAWLSDDSIHWEDDPSEIELEPKEPLETIDAQELADYIIAVQQRTKRPRTKHLPDFIKEYIEMRLPDPELEEELEEERAEMREELQQAEEPYTIWQLRLEQDKLMAMYYDYLMHQKNRFVAEWAEFNLNIKNILAAYTSRQLGFDPKEYIIGGGTLQHHLRTSQAADFSITEELFPQIQQLVNISREEDIARREQLIDRLRWDWLEEQTFFKPFDIEYLLAYYLELEILERWVSLNEETGEQVFRQIVSQLKHESTTSLEEFKRKQKK is encoded by the coding sequence ATGGCAAAGTACTACGCGACCATCGCAGGTCTGCCAAACATTGGAGTAGACGACCGCAAGCTACCGATACAGACGGATGCGCTGCAGGCGGAGCTACGACAGGAGCTCACCACGCGTGACAGACGCCTCCTAGACCTACTCCTCATGGAGCAGGAGATACCGCAGATCTTGGAGACGATCGATGCGTGGCTCTCGGACGACTCTATCCACTGGGAGGATGACCCCTCAGAGATCGAGCTGGAGCCTAAGGAGCCACTAGAGACGATCGATGCTCAGGAGCTGGCTGACTATATCATAGCTGTACAGCAGCGCACGAAGCGTCCCCGCACGAAGCACCTCCCCGACTTCATCAAGGAGTACATCGAGATGCGTCTCCCCGACCCCGAGCTGGAGGAGGAGCTAGAGGAGGAGCGAGCTGAGATGCGCGAGGAGCTGCAGCAAGCGGAGGAGCCCTACACGATCTGGCAGCTACGCCTAGAGCAGGACAAGCTCATGGCGATGTACTACGACTATCTGATGCATCAGAAGAATAGATTCGTAGCCGAGTGGGCGGAGTTCAACCTTAACATCAAGAACATCTTAGCCGCCTACACCAGTCGGCAGCTGGGCTTTGACCCTAAGGAGTATATCATCGGCGGAGGCACGCTGCAGCATCATCTGCGCACTTCGCAGGCTGCGGACTTTAGCATTACGGAGGAGCTATTTCCTCAGATACAGCAGTTGGTCAATATCAGTCGCGAGGAGGACATTGCTCGTCGCGAGCAGCTGATAGACCGGCTTCGCTGGGATTGGCTCGAGGAGCAGACCTTCTTCAAGCCCTTTGACATAGAGTATCTCCTAGCCTACTACCTAGAGCTGGAGATCCTAGAGCGCTGGGTATCACTCAACGAAGAGA
- a CDS encoding DUF4876 domain-containing protein, with product MRIPKITSITLVLIALSALILGGCKEDPNNPEPNKGTQCKVTVQLGLDKEVELAKLMLTVTDSRTLKKSETEVDKKSRTVEITLDKGTYSFAVSGETVDHRTLVGAKENVVVSDAMTLSIPVQIGEAPTPEKSQLIFGDIFFNGETNARMMHPDQYFMIVNNGEKTEYLDGICYAVTAHGNPMPESPWANYLADKEELPVAGIYQFPGSGKEYPIKPGEFKIVAATAINHHTEDKPNSVDLSGADFEFLFPDVELPGRDGKTVKITDTDNPDVPNMNIIVDCFSSTGIAHPRGFWPPLLFKVEGDLRAFLKDHVMQVTNKKGEMENYYTIPVDLILDGVETGCEGQFETRALPITVDKGNFFVTGCHRQELAHRKTEMRNGRTHWIDTNDSTNDYERVQGQNAYPKK from the coding sequence ATGAGAATACCTAAGATTACATCAATCACACTAGTGCTGATCGCACTCTCCGCCCTCATACTGGGTGGCTGTAAGGAAGATCCGAATAACCCCGAGCCCAATAAAGGTACACAGTGCAAAGTGACTGTGCAGCTGGGGCTAGACAAGGAGGTCGAGCTCGCCAAGCTCATGCTCACTGTCACCGACAGCCGCACGCTCAAGAAGAGCGAGACGGAGGTCGACAAGAAGAGCCGTACCGTAGAGATTACTCTCGACAAGGGCACCTATAGCTTTGCCGTATCTGGTGAGACTGTGGATCACCGCACGCTCGTGGGTGCTAAGGAAAACGTCGTCGTCAGCGATGCTATGACGCTCTCCATACCAGTCCAGATAGGTGAGGCTCCTACGCCAGAAAAGTCTCAGCTCATCTTCGGTGACATCTTCTTCAATGGCGAGACCAATGCTCGTATGATGCACCCAGATCAGTACTTTATGATAGTCAACAATGGGGAGAAGACCGAGTACCTCGATGGTATCTGCTACGCTGTGACAGCTCATGGTAACCCAATGCCGGAGTCTCCCTGGGCTAATTATCTAGCAGACAAAGAGGAGCTACCCGTGGCTGGCATCTATCAGTTCCCAGGTAGTGGTAAGGAGTATCCGATCAAGCCTGGAGAGTTCAAGATTGTGGCTGCGACGGCTATCAATCATCATACGGAGGATAAGCCAAACTCTGTAGACCTCTCAGGAGCTGACTTTGAGTTTCTCTTCCCAGATGTAGAGCTTCCTGGTAGAGATGGTAAGACAGTCAAGATTACAGATACAGACAATCCTGATGTACCCAATATGAATATCATCGTAGACTGCTTCTCTAGTACGGGTATCGCACATCCTAGAGGCTTTTGGCCACCACTCCTCTTCAAGGTGGAGGGCGATCTAAGAGCGTTCCTTAAGGATCATGTCATGCAGGTAACTAATAAGAAGGGCGAAATGGAGAACTACTACACCATCCCTGTAGACCTTATCCTAGATGGCGTGGAGACGGGTTGCGAAGGACAGTTCGAGACGCGTGCGCTACCGATTACGGTAGACAAGGGGAACTTCTTCGTGACGGGCTGTCACCGTCAGGAACTAGCACATCGCAAGACCGAGATGCGCAATGGTCGCACTCATTGGATCGATACTAACGACTCAACCAACGACTATGAGCGTGTACAGGGGCAAAACGCTTATCCTAAGAAGTAA
- a CDS encoding TonB-dependent receptor: MAMLHRHTLLTLITLWLLLLPELSFAMSYTTPPPAIGITGRVRNAKDHAPIGWATVGISETNQGVVCDADGRFTLPLRQGGTYTLVVRCVGFAPYSRTLSVQGLEQVDISLRRLSIELPEVEVLGAYRKDKSEVVIGQEAMQNIQPVSIKDILLLLPGAVTTTPGIGDFKGVTNRQVGQDDNSSLGTSIMIDGAPITNDASRVQMQGLTGMSRFSTYLPDRVVTRRSSLNSGIDLRTLSTNHYDRVEVEQGISSASEGNLSSGAIKLHPKRGVTPWEGRAKVDPLFKLAYIGKGIALGSTGYNSLHIGGDVVDYRSDPRERLERYTRATAQLSYAYHRDLGDTGGVLDVTATLHQTASIQNSRTDELVEQQDERYNTEYYRTTLVANARWSPQLSWLRTLSWRSTVDYTYDLLSRKYLYLSGRGPAVMPISREMGLQEGEFLPTSYYAYYKMDNQPLALQTTLSGESPMAWLAPLQQTLLYGVDYSIAKNWGRGAVIDPSRPPYPGDNTFIWVRPNYAIPALSNIALFLEDRLYVSLGRHRIDGNVGLRATQMLNLPDNYRLAHEILLDPRIKLSWTYTAPSGFATAVRLGYGVAHKLPTLDYLYPDNVYRYFSALNAYYSDPKRDHLMTYAIKHDPSNPNLRAMSNEKKEIGIDLSYQRYTLAVTLFQEDMNSGYAYAPAYYPITYPTYRRPIGGSLPAGKRPVKEDFYEDLYQDFTSLSTVQNSERTVKRGVEYRLRTPYFKAIRTQFELNGAYYHTLYASAIPVMYRPEIIEFDVKYPYVGIYGKGDHRHYHRVNTNLWATTHIPEWGVILTNFFQVIWFSKSYYGREQSPYPYELMDLNGRKLPVGDKEIAQMNDLSSPMRYLNRSLDELYYRANIKPISVRMSFKGTKQLGEHIRLSFFIDNIIDISPKYLQKDKTTAREWVVPYFGLETSVKF; this comes from the coding sequence ATGGCTATGCTACACAGACATACGCTACTGACTCTTATCACGCTTTGGCTCTTGCTCCTACCTGAGCTTAGCTTTGCCATGTCGTATACGACTCCTCCGCCAGCAATCGGCATCACAGGACGTGTACGCAATGCTAAGGACCACGCTCCTATCGGGTGGGCTACAGTAGGGATCAGCGAGACCAATCAGGGTGTAGTCTGTGATGCTGATGGTCGCTTTACCCTGCCTCTCCGACAGGGCGGTACCTACACACTGGTGGTGCGCTGTGTCGGCTTCGCCCCATATAGTCGCACGCTCTCGGTCCAGGGGCTAGAGCAGGTTGACATCTCCCTACGTAGGCTGAGCATTGAGCTTCCTGAGGTGGAGGTGCTGGGTGCCTACCGTAAGGACAAGAGCGAGGTGGTCATCGGTCAGGAGGCTATGCAAAACATACAGCCAGTCTCGATAAAAGACATTTTGCTCCTGCTCCCAGGTGCTGTGACTACGACGCCTGGCATAGGAGACTTCAAGGGGGTGACCAATCGTCAGGTAGGACAGGACGACAATAGCTCCCTCGGCACCTCAATCATGATAGATGGTGCTCCTATTACTAACGATGCCTCTCGTGTGCAGATGCAGGGGCTGACTGGTATGAGTCGCTTCTCGACCTATCTGCCAGATCGGGTGGTCACGAGGCGTAGCTCGCTCAACTCGGGGATAGATCTGCGTACGCTCTCGACCAATCACTACGACCGTGTCGAGGTAGAGCAGGGTATTAGCTCCGCCTCCGAGGGTAATCTAAGTAGTGGAGCGATCAAGCTACACCCTAAGCGTGGTGTGACGCCCTGGGAGGGGCGTGCTAAGGTAGACCCGCTCTTCAAGCTCGCTTATATAGGCAAGGGTATAGCTCTCGGCTCTACGGGTTACAACAGTCTACACATTGGTGGCGATGTGGTAGACTACCGAAGTGATCCTAGAGAGCGCCTAGAGCGCTATACAAGAGCTACAGCGCAGCTCTCCTACGCCTATCATAGAGACCTGGGTGATACTGGAGGTGTGCTAGACGTGACCGCCACGCTACACCAGACCGCCTCTATACAAAACAGCCGCACGGACGAGCTGGTAGAGCAGCAAGATGAGCGATACAATACAGAGTACTACCGCACGACACTGGTGGCTAATGCTCGCTGGTCGCCTCAGCTCTCGTGGCTCAGGACTTTGTCGTGGAGATCGACGGTGGACTATACCTACGACCTCCTCAGTCGTAAGTATCTCTATCTATCTGGGCGAGGTCCCGCTGTCATGCCTATCAGTAGGGAGATGGGACTACAAGAGGGTGAATTCCTCCCCACCTCTTACTATGCTTACTACAAGATGGACAATCAGCCCTTAGCACTTCAGACCACACTATCGGGTGAGAGTCCTATGGCCTGGCTGGCTCCTCTGCAGCAGACACTACTATATGGTGTCGACTACTCCATTGCTAAGAACTGGGGCCGAGGTGCAGTCATAGACCCTTCCCGCCCTCCTTATCCTGGTGACAATACGTTTATATGGGTTCGCCCTAACTATGCCATCCCAGCTCTCTCGAATATAGCACTCTTCCTAGAGGATCGGCTCTACGTCTCACTAGGTCGTCACCGCATAGATGGCAACGTGGGGCTACGTGCCACGCAGATGCTCAACCTACCGGACAACTATCGTCTAGCACACGAGATACTCCTCGATCCACGCATCAAGCTCTCGTGGACCTATACAGCACCCTCGGGCTTTGCCACGGCTGTGCGCCTGGGATATGGTGTGGCTCACAAGCTGCCTACGCTAGACTACCTATATCCAGACAACGTCTATCGATACTTCTCCGCTCTTAATGCCTACTACAGCGACCCTAAGAGAGACCACTTGATGACTTACGCGATCAAGCACGACCCCTCCAACCCTAATCTAAGGGCTATGAGCAATGAAAAGAAGGAGATCGGCATAGATCTCTCTTATCAGCGCTATACGCTCGCTGTGACGCTCTTTCAGGAGGATATGAATAGCGGGTACGCCTACGCTCCAGCCTATTATCCGATCACTTATCCTACCTACCGCCGTCCTATCGGAGGCTCGCTCCCGGCGGGTAAGAGACCTGTCAAGGAGGACTTCTACGAGGACCTTTACCAAGACTTTACCTCGCTCTCAACGGTGCAAAACTCTGAGCGAACGGTGAAGCGTGGTGTCGAGTACCGTCTGCGGACTCCTTACTTTAAGGCTATCCGTACACAGTTTGAGCTCAATGGTGCTTACTACCACACGCTATACGCCTCTGCTATACCCGTTATGTACCGCCCGGAGATTATCGAGTTCGACGTTAAGTACCCTTACGTAGGTATCTACGGCAAGGGGGATCATCGTCACTACCACCGTGTCAATACCAATCTATGGGCTACAACGCACATCCCCGAGTGGGGGGTGATACTGACCAATTTCTTTCAGGTGATATGGTTTAGCAAGTCTTACTATGGGCGTGAGCAGAGCCCTTATCCCTATGAGCTGATGGACCTGAATGGCCGCAAGCTACCTGTCGGTGATAAGGAGATCGCACAGATGAATGACCTCTCCTCTCCGATGCGCTATCTCAATAGATCTCTCGATGAACTCTACTATCGGGCGAATATAAAGCCGATCTCTGTACGTATGAGCTTTAAGGGTACGAAGCAACTCGGCGAGCACATCCGGCTCTCATTCTTTATCGACAACATTATAGACATCTCTCCGAAGTATCTGCAAAAAGACAAGACGACGGCTCGTGAGTGGGTCGTACCTTACTTTGGACTAGAGACCTCCGTAAAGTTTTAA